A genomic segment from Drosophila willistoni isolate 14030-0811.24 chromosome 2L unlocalized genomic scaffold, UCI_dwil_1.1 Seg168, whole genome shotgun sequence encodes:
- the LOC124459830 gene encoding uncharacterized protein LOC124459830 isoform X1, which yields MSLGYEGQCGIRGSVNNHPAKIFNAVQFSVNTELWRKHGITLSEDWFPRFNNAEEVPYVADVADRSVVDQLLGQNNSLLDNPNVDEAENLNPGGKKTFSTTMH from the exons ATGTCCCTAGGCTATGAGGGGCAATGTGGCATCAGAGGTTCTGTG AACAATCATCCTGCCAAAATTTTCAATGCTGTACAGTTTTCAGTAAATACTGAGCTGTGGAGAAAACATGGTATTACCTTGTCTGAAGACTGGTTTCCTCGATTTAACAATGCCGAGGAAGTTCCTTATGTTGCAGACGTAGCCGATAGGTCAGTTGTCGATCAACTTCTTGGTCAAAATAATTCCCTTTTAGATAATCCAAATGTAGATGAAGCCGAAAATCTAAACCCGGGCGGTAAAAAGACTTTTTCGACAACAATGCACTAG
- the LOC124459830 gene encoding uncharacterized protein LOC124459830 isoform X2 — protein MSLGYEGQCGIRGSVNNHPAKIFNAVQFSVNTELWRKHGITLSEDWFPRFNNAEEVPYVADVADR, from the exons ATGTCCCTAGGCTATGAGGGGCAATGTGGCATCAGAGGTTCTGTG AACAATCATCCTGCCAAAATTTTCAATGCTGTACAGTTTTCAGTAAATACTGAGCTGTGGAGAAAACATGGTATTACCTTGTCTGAAGACTGGTTTCCTCGATTTAACAATGCCGAGGAAGTTCCTTATGTTGCAGACGTAGCCGATAG ATAA